The window GTCTACGCATTCCATGGTCAGCTAGCtttagttcttgtgtcaactgTACCTCATGAGGATGTAGATGCAGGAATGGATAAACATCGATCTGCTTCAACACTTgctttacagcagcaatagtcGAGCATGCATTTCGATAATGTATGGAACTTGATACATTAGTAACAGATCCAGTCTCCTCGAATTCTTTTACTTATCTTACCAATAGTAGGTTGAGATGGACCATTATGTCAACCATAATATGCCCCTAGTACACTAAACGACTTACTGCAGAATCATTATTTCTGTTTAATTGACATATCCTTTCTTTTATAGGTATCTTCGTCAACAGTTCAACTGGCAACCCAGTAACTTCATGGTGGAATGGCAATTCATCTTACGTTATAGATTTCACTAATCCGCATGGTTCAGATTGGTTCGTGGACAGACTTTTGAGAATCCATAATCTTCATGGCATTGATGGTTTCAAATGCGATGCTGGTGAAAACGATTGGCTTCCAAATGTGAGTACTACCTATTCCATTTTACTTCTtcagtttttctttattttcatcttcagttATTCTTCTTCCTATTAACCTATTCAAAAGAAATCAGTGATATAGCGTAGATTTAGATAGAGATTTAAGGTACTTATATTGAACCGCAATCTAATGGTCATCAGAGCAGTTCTTGCCATTAATCATCCAAGACTACAGCTTGCCTTTCAATTCCAGAGTTCTAAAGAACTCCAGTATCTCGGATGGCTTTAGGAACGTTACCTTCTTACTTCTACAAGTCACCAGTTGATCCGGTGTTTCTACCTCCTACCcccagaatctgcactcgtcatccTCATGATGTGCTATCTTGAGGCAACAATGCCCTATAAGGAATACAGtgaagaggtgtagcatattcttgttgagatccagatacttcttagatctcgcagtttCAAAGttccgaagaaactttttggataAGCCTAATTGAAAGttatattatttgagaaaaacgTTGTACAAACCGAGAGGAAGGATACAGCATAGATGCCAAAGCTTGGGTTTAGGCATGTAAATACAGGAAACATGAAATATTCTTCGTACTTAAAATTCGAAACTGAAACCGAGAATCATTCGAATAGATCTTATTCAATatcatataaattttcaataaatatcattGTGTATTTGAATAATCCGATAAGGTCAAGCTAAGCATGTTGGGAACACTTAAGAATTGCGTAGAAAATCCCTCCATCTATGTAAATCACTCTGAAATTTCAGCTTACAGgttttttatgttttaaaaaaatgatattttcagaaaCCAATCTTCAATACAACCTATGATGACGAACCAAATTCTTGGACTAGGCTTTATCTGACAGCGTGTTCACAGCTTGGAGGTCTTGTTGAAGTCAGATCAGGATTCAGGTGAAAAGAAGTGAATATATTTCATCGAACACCTAAATACAAGTCCTCTTTTACAGGACCCAAAATCTGCAAGTGTTCGTAAGAATGCTTGATAAAGATTCAGTTTGGGGTAATAATAATGGTTTGAGATCGTTGGTTCATTCCTTGCTCCAGTTCAATATGATTGGATACACCTTGTAAGTCTTACTAATTTCACTTGAGGTGAATCATCAATTGTTTTTCTGTTTCTAGTGTTCTACCCGATTTGATTGGtggaaatggttataatggtaaTATTCCGACACCTGAACTCTTGGTAAGATGGACCCAAGCCAATACATTCATGCCAGCTATGCAGTTCAGTTACTTGCCATGGGAATTAGCTGATGCTTCGGTGAGTTCACCAAACAACctcaaattttgagttttgtCCTAGAAAAATACGaatcaaaacaaatttattaCAATCAATTAACCTTTTGATAAATACAATGAAggtgtagggaatctatcgattccttcgaaaatattctaagtccgagaactgaagaattcagtgtacaaacttaggattatcaaagccacacccctaagggatccgtagaaaggctttgctaacggtcgaatggaaaacagcctgaatgcccataaaactcggcatttcagggcgaataattcaattgagttcacaacagtctacaactacaacatatgttcaacacttgcaccgacaacgagaagattaaagattttcaTATATGTTCCGGAGACCGAcgaaaaagtacctgcaacgacccaagtgaccagcgacactaagaatcgattagacaaattatcatcttcttcacacataTTTAGTGGGttgtaaataaattgaataagtgtttttatcccaTTCTGTTATTTCCCTaaattgtccttggccgtgaactactttagtcacagtataaggaccacaacccacaaagGTTACAGTAGGCTCTGACACAATCAAGTGAAAATATAGAGTGGGCTACGGCTAGCTTACacaatcaaaaaaaaagttttatatgtatattttgatCACGACAAAATTGCAGTTAAAAGAATTGGAAGAGCGCAAATCTCCTGACTCTTATATTTCCATCAACTCTTTCATGTCATGTTTTTTAGCAGGCTTTTCAAGCAAGACGAGATAAAATATCTGtatatttttcagttcaatgCAACAGAAATTGTTAGAAATTTCACGGATCTCCACGAGAAGTATGCTGATATAATCGTTGACGCAATGAGGAATTCAACACTAAAAGGTACTCCAGTGAATCCTCCAATTTGGTGGATTGATCCAACAGATCCTGTTGCTCTTAGAGTAGATGATGGTGAGTTTCTATCGATTGAATCAAGAGATTCAACTTCAAAAAATACCTTTTTTTAGAGTTTCTGCTGGGTGAAAAGATACTAGTTGCTCCTGTTTTGGATCAAGGTGCGAGATCAAGGGACGTTTACCTGCCAAGAGGTAGATGGTTAGATGGAAACAACCACACTGTATATGCAGGAAGGAGGACTTTGAAACGATATGCCGCCCCTATTAATGTACTGCCCTTCTTTATACGACTGTAAAATTGAaggttttatatattttttatttcaccaTGAGCATTGCAATTCGTCTGTAATACTTAAAATTGTATAAGATTCTGAGCAATcgataaatcattcaaaatctaaggtggaacaaaaaatgaactcagtttgaaaatatatatgattcGATCGTGATATTAAACGTAATATTATTCCAttgtaaattttgaaaatgtaattatatctcatttgaataaaatatttattgaatcaaATTTAGTATCACTCAAGGGGAATAATATTCCTTCACGTTTTTTCATCTCTTTTCGAATTGATACGATAAATAGAATGAGACCGATTTCCAGTTTAATTGAGATAATTTTTTAGCGAGTCTTTCTGGAgccaaattttatttcatcccgAGATCGCTtttggactcttcagttaggcaatccagcgatctctgtgAAAGATACCCTCCCtaaccatcgtggagaggtgactctgctacaACACAGCgacacccataacgccacctcacgggcagacagagtcactacaatttAAACACTCACATATAACTGTAAGAAATTAATTTCTTGAAATACTCGTCATATATTCAgacatgaatttttgaatattgttatCTCAATATGTATGACTAAAAATTGtgaacataaaaatttttgggTAAGAACGAAATAATTAGAGATCGCTTGATTTTggaaaaatcagtgaaaattgaatttcttcacaaaaatcgttatatctcctaaaatatctgTTACAGACCCcacaaataaaaacgtttttcgaaAATGGAATTATGATATAGAACATGAGCTTTCAGGTCCGTATCATGAGTCCAGAAGAAAATACAGCCTCGagaaaaattacagaatttttcttcaaaaatttatgtttattatcaattatttctgaaataatgttcaAATCGCCCAACTTCAAGCATTATATCGATTGAAAGAAAGGTATAAACtttccatgaaagaactttcaccttttttgattttttaatgtatttgagtgaaatttttgGACATAAAAATTTTTGGGTGAGAACGGAATTTGGATAATTAGAGATCGCTCATTTCCACACCATTCtccgatttttcgtagaactCACGTTTGGGAGAAAACTAGACTCGAAATTTcggaaaaatcagtaaaaattgaatttcttcacaaaaattgttatatctcctaaaatatctgttacagacccctcaaataaaaacgttttgcGAAAATGGAATTATGATCTAGAACATGATGAGCTTTCAGGTCCGTATCTTTAGTCCAGAAGAAAATAAAGTTTCGGGAAAAATTAcctaatttttctttaaaatttcagtttattaccaataatttctgaattaaTGTTTTAATCGCCCAACTTCAAGCATTTTCGTGGTCTACGTAATTATATCGATCGAAAGAAAGGTATAAACTTTCCATGGAAGAACTTttactttttttgattttttaaggTCTAGGTATAACGTAGACATATGTATACAAAATGCACTGCTCAAACTTCTCAAGTCTCAAGTGAcctgattttttatttcatgagCTACCAACTCGTTTTTACCGACATTAAGAAATTATGAACTTTATGAGCTTTAGTGAATGATGTTTACAATATTCCTCTCGCCCAATGCATACGGAATGATAGTTTATCcaacaaaatgaattaatgttATCTAGTTATTTATGGGTATTAGTTGAATTGATCTTTAGCATGGAGGTCATGAAATCAGCTGAACCTAAAAAGACtcgttattataaaattatttacaACCTTCACCGTTGTTTTTATCTATCTAGCGATGCTTAAAATGCGATTTTTGTTTAATATTTCCAATAAGGTTGAAATGTtgtctgtacagggtgggccaaattGAATACTTTcgaatgggaagtcctatttcTATACCAACTAgataaacaaaaacattttcgaaaaacacccTCTAACTATGTAACGGTGATAGCTATAGAGTTGCGGTTTTTCGCCAAGTTTCGTATGAAAATTGAACAACAGACACCGACATCTGTTTTCGTCAATCTAGTATAGAATTAGGACTTCCCATTCAAAAGTATCCAATTTGGCCCTCCctttatatataaaataaccaTTTACAAGCTTGGCGAATTGATAAAtccattcaaaattcaaaatttttctgttATAGCTTTGAATTTGCGGAAACAGAtgtttttttcatcaattatctGTTATCTTCCTTGAATGAATAACAAAATTATTGATTCGAACGAAATAAGGGTGAATAGAGAATGTATATCTGTTCAATAATACTAGAGTTCAAGGAAACCTATTTCCTTtgttaattcattcaatatcatgACTGAATATGTACAGTCATATCATACTACCATGGACAGCATCTGTTCAAATAAGTATGTTGGTTGCAAAAGTTTTCAAGAGGAATGTATCAATAAATGAGAAGCAATTTTACTTTTGCAATCTTATTTCTCGATCACTGAAGACTGCTGCAGTAATTTGGTAGAAACTATTGCATAATTACCTTGACACCGTGATGGCATAATGTGAGTCAAGTTGGTGATTAAATCAGTGGCGTTGGCGATATTCTGCTGATGGGTGCGCTTGaacaaatactgaatatttcaaacaaaGTAGATATTATTGTTTATATCCCATGGAATACCTCAATTTGTTCAAAAGtctgaaaataaatatcatATATGATGGTTGCAAACAGATTTGGAGAATTCGgaatcaaaatttcatccaAGATACCTATGAAACAATACCataaaaatattagaaatgATAAAGAACTGGAATCACGTTGCGAAATTCTATAAGATTCTTCCAGAATTTTTGGttcatatgtttacaaatatatCCTCTGAATTACCTATAAAATTTAGATTTCCTATAGgtaattgaaaagaaaacaaatttagAATAAATATCCATTCGAATTCAGccttaaaaatcaaatttattatatttcactaTTAGTTTTGTTCTTCTATTTATATGCTTTCTCCTTTCATTCTCTTCTTTTATTCACTTTTGGTGACaaataataaaacttaaatATTAAAAAGTACCAACATATTTGTGTTTCTATACATCATCttataatatcaaataatataaacaaaatgaatttaacGTAAACTAAATGCTCCCAGGAATCTTGGACCCCCCCCTTAAAAAAATCCCGGGCTCCTCCTTGTCCCCCCTATTCTTGTTGTTGGAATAACCAGTGAAGGACCAATACCAATATTTTATCGAATTATGGAATTCGAATGAAGTAGAATTTCTTTTGCGCCGCCCCTGTTCCGTAGATTTCTTAGGTACATTGAATATAATCATTATGGACTAAACCAGAAAATTGAAGTAAACATCAATCAGTGTCCAAACCATATAGACCTATTGTTTAAATTATACCAGTTCTATCAAAAATGGGTGTTTTTGGATTGAGACTTACCGCTAGTGTTGTAGTTATAATAACTGCAGTTGTGCTGTTGAGGAGAAGAGAAAAGGAAAACGTTGTGGTGAGTTTTGTTTATAATTAAGTTGTTGTCAGTGGAGAAAGAAATATGAATTTATAATAGTTTCTTTACATTCTTACTCCTTATGAAACAGATACTTATTACCACTAGTTAATCATTCTAGATATAACAAAAAACCATAAGAGTTTTGAAGTTAATTTGCAGCAGtagcgaatttttgaaaatttttctttacataGTAAATACTACAGAAATAATTAACTCGTGAAAAGaggaattttttcttcattcgatTTCATTTAAGTGTAAGTAGAGAGgctatttcattatttgttaaTTCAGGTCCAGAATGTTTTGAGCgctcgaaaaaaattcttttttaaaCGTTCTTTATACATgaatgaatttaattcatttttctttttgaaccACCGAATTCATAGACCAATgcagaaaaatgaggaaagtactGACCTAACATTAGAAGGTTTTGAGCGCTCATTGCAACTTTGGAGATCCCATAGTtctttattcataaatatatatgtTGTCTTCAAGTGTGCAATCGTTGCTTTAATGAACGAGCCCCAAAAGGTCATAACTTCACATCAGcgattttctaattttttttctgtgaaattgtGTGTTATTTTAGTCCCTTCATGAACAGTCTCCATTCTTGTATCCTTTTTATACTTCCCTGTTCTTATGATGTGATCAGCTCATTATTTCTCGCaaagcttaaaattgttatttcatatgaacactcaaaatctcaacttcATCGGTCACGAGAATATTGggcaattttttgtcaattttctcCTTGAACCTATCTTTTGGTAGCATTTCCCAGAccagaaatagaaaataagatattttttatttatttaaaccaTTTAAtctagaaatacaattttttattgGTTACTCGTAATTGGAATCATCAACAGAAAAACTCtcaataatttttctaattGAACAGCTCGTAATTGACTGGAAAAGTAATTTATTACATCAGATATAAAAGAAAcacgaaaaataattatcatgaataaattaaaaacaaatcattAACTGGGCATGCAATGAACCATAGTTTCATCTAAATGAAGACATAATTCTTGTTAAAATACTGTTTTTCTGTTTCCAGTTCAGTACTTGTACATGCTTTTGCTTCGTAATTCACTAGGTATATAAAAAACCTATTGTATTGCTGTATTgttgaataaattatattttaaattcatCGTAACTTAAACAAGAGGAGTTATTAACATAATTGAACCTATCCATCAAATTCAATATTGGAGAAAGGTCAAAtgatacaattaaaaaaaagccTACATCAAGCCAATTGTTGAAATCATGAACAGATTTTGGGTTACAGATTTAACTCACAATCTACctcatatcaaaaatatataaaaaaaatgatttaaattAATTCAAGTTGGCACAACTGTAATCTATACTTGAACGTAGTTTCAGCGTCATTTTTAGTTTGTTTGCTGCGCTTCATCTTAATAGTTCACatattatttttcgattcctggctgaatgaaaatatcgtaTAATGAAAGTGTTCTGAATTTTGCATTGCAAATCGAATTTCCTGAGccaaaaacaatgaaaacattttttggagGGACCTTACGTGGGGATAGGTATaggattgaattgaatttatgcTTCATTGATCAACTGTTATATACATGATTTGGAgtaataatttttatagtttgaatattatgtatgatatatttgatatattatatatatttttcaataaattagtaTCGAAGGTACTGTTTCTCACACTCattctttcaatgtttttcaaaataagtttGGAGAGtatggaataatttataattgaaacatttaaaatgaaattcctaCTTCACTCATTAAAGTTAATTTGCATACATTGATTACCTGCTCTAAAATTCCAGTTATCATCAATTAATGAAAGTGGTTATGAAGGTCAACTTCATCATACAATAACAGAAGATGGATATATTTTGGGCCTTCATAGAATACTCaaacaagaagaagaagaagcagaACAAAGTACAAAGCAACCTAAAGAACGTTATCCAATTCTTTTCGTACATGGTTTGGAATCTTCTGCGATTGACTGGATTCATTTCCAAGGAAAAAATTCACTTCCTTATTTATTACTGGAAGAGGGCTACGATGTTTGGCTTGGAAATGTTAGAGGAACTCAAGCTTCCTTCAATCATACTTCCGTGGACCCGTATGAAGATCCTGAAAAATTCTGGGATACGAGGTGATGATATGTTGAAGTTATTTTTTTCACCAATTCTGTGTTAAGTCAGTTGGTTGAATGTAGTGTGATTTTATGATTATCATAACTCATTTGGATACTCAACAGGTCAGtacattcaaatttcaaattatccATCTATTTCAGCATTCACGAGATAGGTTACTACGATCTGCCTGCGATGGTAGACTACGTCCTAGAAACAAGTAAAAGTGAAAAACTATTTTATGTTGGAATATCTCAAGGAGAGGCTACTTTCCTCATTATGGCTTCCTCACGACCAGaatataataagaagatacagCTCGCTTTGCTTACATCGCCTAGTTCACACTTAAGGCACTCAGACAATATAGTTCTGAAATCTCTGGGATCTGTATGGCCAGTTCTGCAAGTAAGTAGGAATAAACATGAGTGATAGAGAGAACGAGACTGAGGACTTATACTTACACtacttatatatttatttaatctTTAAGTTGGAGGATTTGAAAATCAGTCTTCAAGCATTATAAATAATGAAGCAGAATATTATGATGAtttattgaagaattgaaacgTATAAGCATCTTTAGCTTAAAAGATGTAAGCATTGATCTATAGTATAATACTCCACATTTATCAACCAATCtgggaattgtttttttttggcatCCATTCTTGGGTTCCGGGGGGCCCAAATCTGGGGTCACGGAGTCCTAGTCATGTTTCATATGAACGTGGTGCTATTTTCTGGTAACCTATATCGAGTTCCATTCCTTGTGCCCCTCAGATAGTTGGGACCCCTGACAGAGTTTGGGGCCCTATTCGTTGTGACCCCATATACAACTTTTTGAGGGACACAAGTAATGAGGGCCCAGAGAAGATCACAAGAAACATAAAGGCTACATATAAGTATATGGAAGCACAACAAATGGACCTCCAAACTCCGTCCAGTGTCCCAACTATCTGAGGGGTACAAGGAATGGCACCCGAGCGGGGACACCCGAAAAAAGCCCCCATTTCACGTGAAAAATGACTAGGGCTCCATCCCTGGGGGTTCCGGGGCCCACGGGTCCCGAGGATGGGGCACCCAGCTTGGTGAAGCTGAGTTTGGGAAGTTTTCGAGAAGaaagaaaatgtattcaaaatTTTGCCATCTTATTGATACACGCGTCATAGCAAATTTGTAGCGATTGCCATTCATTAAAATTACATCAATTTATTCACCTCATTTCAGTTGGGAGCAAGAGTTGTAGGACTACATACAGTACCTGGAAGACAACTTTTTGGAACGATATGTCAGtacgaaatattttcattagtcTGCAGTAAATTATACGACCCTTTCACTGGGTACTCAGATATAGAACAATCAGAATCAGTGAGTTTATTTCTTATATCATAATGATAATATAAGATAATATCatttttcataatgatataCCTATCTATTATATTGATTTTTCAGCCTATCAATTTTCTTTTCAGTTGACGGTAGCGAAAATGTTCGAAGTTTATCCAGTTAAATCTTCTATGAAGCAGCTTTTGCATTATCTCCAAATGTATAATTCAGGTGAGCAAATAACCATTTTATCAACTTGTACATAAAGTGTTCCTCTTtaggatgtttcattttgatattaaaaaaaaacgagtatattttgagagaaatcaatggatgtttatttcattttaaattactAGGGATGTATGCCGATGCagaacgatatcagccaaatggccaccaTATAAGTATGACTACTGTTGCAGGACCATagctttttcattaaattttctatgAGAAATTCGCACATTTGAGGCTGTAAgacctcgataacttcacgaattacATCTTTTGGGTCTTAAATCGATTGTAGAGCATTGGCATGGACCTTATCTTTTTCCTTGCTCCAGacgaaaaagtctaaaggtgttaaatcacatgtTCTGGAAACTTTATTTGACAAATTGCAAATATAGATTggaaattattggaaatcaatcaatcaataagtttataaataaacaaagaaaacaaatgaaatttggagaaaaatcaATGAACACAGGTTTTCTACAACGAccttaaatattattattattattagatagaATAAGAGTCGAGGTAATGAACCTATAAACTCAATACAATATATGaaagtatttaaaaaaaaatatgccttagttttgcgaactgatGATTTTTATGTATTGTTGAAGagtgtatcgtttcattttttgTAATGGCGTAGTTTAAACTTGTCTAATGCCAAAAGATTATAGCTTCAAAATCGGAAGCTACCcagcaattcaaaatgaaaccttttattggagaACCCAATACTCAATCAGGTACAGAAAAAGTATACATTTTATAACTTCAttaggaaaaaaattacaataatagAAGATCTTTATAAACGATCATTACATGGAAGTGGCCTTTAAAATGTTCTCTTACAACTTATACCAATACTGAAAACTGTCCGACATAAAATCTCCGAATTGACAATCATGAATTGTGCATTTCAATTCTCATTCAAATTTTATGAACTCACTTTGTATTCACATTTCACATTGACGTGGAAAGTAAATTAAAAATACAGACAAGGCCACAACACAACTTCAACATATTGTTGATTAACTGTATATTTTTCGTAATAATATTGTGATTTTCTTCAACTGAAAtactgaattatatattttaacAGATTGATTGGCCATATTGATTTTGTTTCATAAGCAGATATTTCATCTCATATTTATTTCTAACTATTGCTCTTCATTAGTTTACCAATAATTCACATTTCTTATTTCAGGTATATTCAGGAGATTTGATTATGGACCTGAGGAAAATCTGAAGAAATATGGCATAAGAGACCCTCCAGAATATGATCTCAATAATGTAACTGCCCCTGTTTCGTATTTTTGGGGCGAGAATGATTGTTGGTCGCGACCAAAGGTATTTAACACTTAAGTCTTTTATAATTTCCTATTATTCATTGGATTGTTTCTCTGAACCTCATTGTTTTCGATGATAaatcaattgaagaaaaaattcacaaaGATTTAAATTCTTTACCAATTGTCTTataatatcaatcgaaagaTGAGAGTGTTCGATAATAATTGGTAAcagaatttattttttgaaagttGTTGATAAATTTCATAGAACATAGCTActcgaaatgaaaaaatcaataccTGATaccctaaatttttttttacaggatGTTGAAGAAATCGAAAAGAAATTGCCAAATATGGTTTTGAATTATCGAGTACCACATAAAGCCTTCAATCATTATGATGTGTTTATGGCTAAAGACGCAAAAATATTGGcttatgaaaaaatgattgaaaccATAATTCATCACAGTCATGATAAATCCTGATTTCGgaaaaaataagaattgttTGTAGAATTCTTTTTGCCTGCATAGGTCTATGGTGATATGAAAATGGGCTGTTGAAGATTTAAGTTATGAGAGATGTTATTGTGATatagttaaaataagaaattattttgtgaatcaagaaataataattactgaaaatattcgtattcacgaatatttgagaAGCTATATTGTTtacattgaatatttcatttcaattaagaaaataattatatattcatcAATTAATGTAATAACATAGTGGACTTTGAAATGTTCTTTACTACTTTCTACGTATACCGTGATCATTCCATATGATGAAATTTCGAACTTAGCAATCAAAACTTGTGTGCTCTCCATTCTGATTTTTTGTGAACTTTTGATTTCAAACTCGATATACCTAATAagatccaaattgaaaatagttCGTCAATAGTAGGTTCCTACGAGGTTacaattattacaaaaatttaAATACAGATACAAAGTCATATAACTGTTTGaattgtatagaaaaaaaataggaatatcaaataaaattcagtttgaatgaatatgaaattgtaGAATAATCTAGCTTTTTCTCTGAAAGACAAAGGATCGATTTGTGCAATATAGGTAACTATGATATTTAAAATTATGTgtgaattttaataaagataaataaataaaatagataATATAGACTCAGGAGATAGTTgacaatatatttgaattttgtgaTTGAGATAAATACATAATATAGACTTAggagatatttgaaaatatatttcaattttgcgaTTGAGAGTCAGTATTAGTGACATCTATTGTTGAATAGGCGAAACCCACAATCAGAATGTTATCTGTAGCATCGAAACTATTGGAGTTTTTTGAAACAATGAATTATCTCATTTCTCTTCAGATGAGATTTTAAGTAATTAAACCAGAATACCTTCTGTTAtatctttttaaatttctataaaTGAAGAAATCTCCCGAAACGGAATCTACTCTACAACAAGTTGTCTGTTTACTCTCCAGATGGCGGGAAATACCAATTTCATGAGTTAAAATGTGATATCGCATTAATGAATAAAGCAGAATCGTCAGTCGATGCCTACAaaaaaacagaattgtaaacaTTTGCCTCTCCTACTTCTGTTTGTTACAGTGTACCCCTATTAGAGTTGcacaagtttgacttgaatgtttgaaattgacttgagtttgacttgaaattgagtcaaactcaagtcaatcttcCTGAAAAATAATTCTAGTAAAATCAACTCGACAATGGTTGCTggttaaaaaattcaaactgtttgtcgaattaattttgaagagtttaaaaaataattcatttagtGAATTTATGTTAAATTTAAGTACCTACTACAGATACATTTATTTAGAACAAAacgaaaatacattattttaatatttttcttaattaacTCCAACTTGTCACCTcaaaattcttcttgaaaaGTGAAGTTCCAACTTCTTAGAAATTGAGTAAAACCTGTGAAAGCAACAATATATTATATAGTTACCTCTATCTGCGGTCTTTGTGTTATATTTATAGGATTCTTGTTGAAGCCACGAATTAAAATACACAAATAATCTTATATACTCCTCATTTAATCGGTTTGGTTTTT is drawn from Harmonia axyridis chromosome 7, icHarAxyr1.1, whole genome shotgun sequence and contains these coding sequences:
- the LOC123684494 gene encoding lipase 1-like yields the protein MGVFGLRLTASVVVIITAVVLLRRREKENVVLSSINESGYEGQLHHTITEDGYILGLHRILKQEEEEAEQSTKQPKERYPILFVHGLESSAIDWIHFQGKNSLPYLLLEEGYDVWLGNVRGTQASFNHTSVDPYEDPEKFWDTSIHEIGYYDLPAMVDYVLETSKSEKLFYVGISQGEATFLIMASSRPEYNKKIQLALLTSPSSHLRHSDNIVLKSLGSVWPVLQLGARVVGLHTVPGRQLFGTICQYEIFSLVCSKLYDPFTGYSDIEQSESLTVAKMFEVYPVKSSMKQLLHYLQMYNSGIFRRFDYGPEENLKKYGIRDPPEYDLNNVTAPVSYFWGENDCWSRPKDVEEIEKKLPNMVLNYRVPHKAFNHYDVFMAKDAKILAYEKMIETIIHHSHDKS